From the Deinococcus radiophilus genome, one window contains:
- a CDS encoding class I SAM-dependent rRNA methyltransferase encodes MTLLQTPDLEAAAALREPLMAEGSTFYRLLHTTESAGLCSLDRLGTVGVLSLYRELAPAQEAAVLAALQGPMQALGIETLYLKRRPEVASHRANTEREWLAPAEPQWGTPQPEITCTEEGVPFLFRPGGDLSVGLFADARPMRAWVRGHSAGRRVLNLFAYTCGFGVSAALGGAQAVKNVDLSRRVLAWGQENYALSGLSAPDTDFLYGDVFDWLRRLSKRGERFDLIVLDPPSFARRGKQIWRAERDYTGLTASVAGLLDPGGLLLSMTNHAGMSPRVFRQAVGEGMQQAGRRGQLLDTLSPGPDFPGADHLKALVWQLD; translated from the coding sequence ATGACCCTTCTGCAGACGCCAGACCTGGAGGCAGCGGCGGCGCTGCGTGAGCCGCTGATGGCTGAAGGCAGCACCTTTTACCGGCTGCTGCATACCACCGAGTCGGCGGGCCTGTGCAGCCTGGACCGCCTCGGCACGGTCGGGGTACTGAGCCTCTACCGTGAGTTGGCCCCCGCGCAGGAGGCCGCAGTGCTGGCCGCATTGCAAGGGCCGATGCAGGCGCTGGGCATCGAAACGCTGTACCTCAAGCGCCGCCCCGAAGTGGCCAGCCACCGCGCCAACACCGAGCGGGAGTGGCTGGCTCCGGCAGAGCCGCAGTGGGGCACACCTCAGCCGGAAATCACCTGCACAGAAGAAGGTGTGCCGTTCCTTTTTCGCCCCGGCGGCGACCTCAGTGTGGGCTTGTTCGCGGACGCCCGGCCCATGCGCGCCTGGGTGCGGGGCCACAGCGCGGGGCGGCGGGTGCTGAACCTGTTCGCCTACACCTGCGGGTTTGGCGTCTCAGCGGCGCTGGGCGGGGCGCAAGCGGTCAAAAATGTGGATCTTTCGCGCCGGGTGCTGGCCTGGGGACAGGAAAACTACGCCCTCAGTGGCCTGAGCGCCCCGGACACCGACTTCTTGTATGGCGACGTCTTCGACTGGCTGCGGCGGCTGTCCAAACGCGGTGAGCGCTTCGACCTGATTGTGCTGGATCCACCCAGCTTTGCGCGGCGCGGCAAGCAGATCTGGCGGGCCGAACGTGACTATACGGGCCTCACTGCCTCGGTGGCGGGGCTGCTGGACCCCGGCGGACTGCTGCTGAGCATGACCAACCACGCTGGCATGTCTCCCCGAGTCTTCCGGCAGGCGGTGGGGGAGGGAATGCAGCAAGCCGGGCGGCGTGGGCAGTTGCTGGACACGCTCAGTCCCGGCCCCGACTTTCCGGGCGCAGATCATCTCAAGGCGCTGGTCTGGCAGCTGGATTAA
- the lysS gene encoding lysine--tRNA ligase has translation MSDEGQPSTTVTPEHASLHEQTVSRLNNLAAQAEAGFERYPYTYDQTHHTADVLAAHPADGAEGKWEPGQTWDTESYALAGRVTLMRHMGKAAFAELQDERGRLQVFFSKGDLETFAATKKVDLGDIIGVKGHPFVTKTGQLTLHVTDWQPLVKSLHPLPTKFGGLQDEELRARRRYLDLIVNPERRQAFRTRSQAIRYIRNFLDAQGFMEVEGPTLQTVPGGTEATPFTTHHKALSHDFSLRISLELYLKRLLVGGFERVYEIGRNYRNEGIDRTHNPEFTMLEAYFAYGDYNDMMELVETMLNGLVKEVTGGQETITYQGRELNFALPFKRLDFVTALREKAGMDFDPLDLDKLRAWADEKHPELKKVPAYKLLDKLSGEYIEPELQDPTFLVDMPLVISPLVKKHRERAGLSERADLFVGGFELAPIYSELNDALDQRERFEAQTARREAGDDEAHQQDEDFLLALEYGMPPTAGMGMGMDRLAMLLTDSDSIRDVLLFPLLRPEAGKPTAQQDDATQE, from the coding sequence ATGTCCGATGAAGGTCAGCCCTCCACCACCGTTACCCCAGAGCACGCCTCACTGCACGAGCAGACGGTCAGCCGCCTGAACAACTTGGCAGCCCAGGCCGAAGCGGGCTTTGAGCGTTACCCTTACACCTACGACCAGACCCACCACACCGCCGACGTGCTCGCTGCTCACCCAGCAGACGGCGCGGAAGGCAAGTGGGAACCAGGTCAGACCTGGGACACCGAAAGCTATGCGCTGGCAGGCCGCGTGACCCTGATGCGTCACATGGGCAAGGCTGCATTTGCCGAGTTGCAGGATGAGCGGGGGCGCCTGCAAGTTTTCTTCTCCAAGGGTGATCTGGAAACGTTCGCTGCCACCAAGAAGGTTGACCTAGGCGACATTATCGGCGTAAAGGGCCATCCTTTCGTGACCAAAACCGGGCAGCTGACCCTGCACGTCACCGACTGGCAACCGCTGGTCAAGAGCCTGCACCCGCTGCCCACCAAGTTCGGCGGCCTGCAAGACGAGGAGTTGCGCGCCCGCCGCCGCTACCTGGACCTGATCGTGAACCCGGAGCGCCGCCAGGCCTTCCGCACCCGCAGTCAGGCGATCCGCTACATCCGTAACTTTCTGGACGCGCAGGGCTTTATGGAAGTCGAAGGCCCCACCCTGCAAACTGTTCCTGGCGGCACCGAGGCCACGCCGTTTACTACGCACCACAAAGCACTCTCGCACGACTTTAGCCTGCGCATCAGCCTGGAGTTGTACCTCAAGCGGCTTCTGGTGGGCGGCTTCGAGCGGGTCTACGAGATCGGGCGCAACTACCGCAACGAGGGCATTGACCGTACCCACAATCCCGAATTCACCATGCTCGAAGCCTATTTCGCGTATGGCGACTACAACGACATGATGGAATTGGTCGAAACCATGCTGAATGGGTTGGTTAAGGAAGTCACTGGTGGGCAGGAGACCATCACCTACCAGGGCCGCGAACTGAATTTTGCGCTGCCCTTCAAGCGGCTGGACTTTGTGACCGCGCTGCGCGAAAAGGCCGGAATGGACTTTGACCCGCTGGACCTGGACAAGTTGCGGGCCTGGGCCGACGAAAAGCACCCGGAGCTGAAAAAGGTTCCGGCCTACAAGCTGCTGGACAAGCTGAGCGGCGAGTACATCGAACCCGAGCTGCAAGACCCCACCTTCCTGGTGGACATGCCGCTGGTCATCAGCCCGCTGGTGAAAAAACACCGCGAGCGCGCAGGCCTCAGCGAACGGGCCGACCTGTTCGTGGGTGGCTTCGAGCTGGCGCCGATCTACTCCGAGCTGAATGACGCCCTGGATCAGCGCGAGCGCTTTGAGGCACAGACCGCCCGCCGCGAGGCCGGCGACGACGAGGCCCACCAACAAGACGAAGACTTCCTGCTGGCGCTGGAATACGGCATGCCGCCCACCGCCGGGATGGGCATGGGCATGGACAGGCTCGCCATGCTACTGACCGACTCTGACAGCATCCGTGATGTGCTGCTGTTTCCCCTGCTGCGCCCCGAAGCGGGCAAGCCCACCGCCCAGCAGGACGATGCCACGCAGGAATAA
- a CDS encoding glycerol-3-phosphate dehydrogenase/oxidase, producing the protein MSPSPSDPRTEQLAQATQDRRWDFIVIGGGASGLGTAVEAASRGYSVLLLERHDYAKGTSSRSTKLVHGGVRYLAQGNVALVREALRERGLLRRNAPHLVRDLEFVVPGYSWWSGPFYGVGLKLYDLLAGRLNLGQSKYLDREAALEKIPTLQRNGLMGGILYHDGQFDDSRLAITLLRTLEDFGGVALNHAHVTGLDREAGRVTGVRFRDEETGQEHQVQGQVVINATGVWVDEVRRMEDPSVKAMLSPSQGVHIVVDRRFLPGDSAIMIPRTDDGRVLFAVPWHGHAVIGTTDTAVPQASAEPRALPEETEFILRTAQQYMDPAPTRADVKSVFVGLRPLVRPPDATDTKAISRDHTVVISEGGLVTLTGGKWTTYRHMGEDTVNQAENVAGLPRRLSITPGLHLHGWSEDALPDHWRVYGSDAARIQALPGAQTQLHPALPYTEAEVRWAARAESARTAEDVLARRLRAQLLDARASLDMAPRVAQILAEELGHDEAWQRQQVQEYHEVTQGYLLDSEAS; encoded by the coding sequence ATGAGCCCATCCCCTTCCGACCCCCGCACTGAGCAACTCGCCCAGGCCACCCAGGACCGCCGCTGGGACTTTATCGTGATCGGTGGGGGCGCTTCAGGCCTCGGTACTGCCGTGGAGGCAGCTTCACGCGGCTACAGCGTGCTGCTGCTCGAACGTCATGATTATGCCAAGGGCACGTCCAGCCGCTCGACCAAACTGGTCCACGGCGGGGTGCGCTACCTCGCACAAGGCAACGTCGCCCTGGTCCGTGAAGCCCTGCGCGAACGTGGACTGCTGCGCCGCAATGCACCTCATCTGGTCCGTGACCTGGAATTTGTCGTGCCGGGGTATTCCTGGTGGAGCGGCCCTTTCTATGGGGTGGGGCTGAAATTGTACGACCTGCTGGCCGGACGCCTGAACCTGGGGCAGTCCAAGTACCTGGACCGGGAAGCCGCGCTAGAAAAGATTCCCACCCTCCAGCGAAACGGATTGATGGGGGGCATCCTCTATCACGACGGACAGTTTGACGACTCGCGGCTGGCGATCACGCTGCTGCGGACCCTGGAGGACTTTGGCGGCGTCGCCCTCAACCATGCCCACGTCACCGGACTGGACCGGGAAGCTGGACGGGTCACTGGCGTACGCTTCCGCGACGAGGAAACCGGGCAGGAACACCAGGTCCAGGGCCAGGTCGTCATCAACGCCACCGGGGTGTGGGTAGATGAAGTGCGGCGCATGGAAGACCCCTCGGTTAAAGCGATGCTCTCGCCCAGCCAGGGGGTTCATATCGTGGTGGACCGCCGATTTTTACCCGGCGACAGCGCCATCATGATTCCGCGTACCGACGATGGCCGGGTGCTGTTCGCTGTGCCCTGGCACGGCCACGCGGTGATCGGCACCACCGATACCGCGGTGCCGCAAGCGTCCGCCGAACCCCGCGCCTTGCCGGAAGAAACCGAGTTCATCCTGCGAACCGCGCAGCAGTACATGGACCCGGCCCCCACGCGGGCAGACGTAAAAAGTGTGTTTGTGGGCCTGCGCCCGCTGGTCCGCCCGCCCGACGCCACCGACACCAAGGCGATCAGCCGTGACCACACCGTGGTGATTTCCGAAGGCGGCCTGGTCACGCTGACTGGGGGCAAGTGGACCACCTACCGCCACATGGGCGAAGACACGGTGAACCAGGCCGAGAACGTGGCAGGACTGCCGCGCCGCCTGAGCATCACGCCGGGGCTACACCTGCACGGCTGGAGCGAGGACGCGCTGCCGGACCACTGGCGGGTTTACGGCAGTGATGCCGCCAGGATTCAGGCGCTGCCCGGCGCACAGACCCAGCTGCACCCAGCCCTTCCCTACACCGAGGCCGAAGTGCGGTGGGCAGCCCGCGCCGAGAGTGCCCGCACCGCCGAAGACGTGCTGGCCCGCCGCCTGCGTGCCCAACTGCTGGACGCCCGCGCCAGCCTGGACATGGCCCCCCGAGTCGCCCAGATCCTGGCAGAGGAACTGGGTCACGACGAGGCCTGGCAACGCCAGCAGGTTCAGGAGTACCACGAAGTGACGCAGGGATATCTGCTGGACTCGGAAGCCTCTTAG
- a CDS encoding GreA/GreB family elongation factor, with product MTNSKPIRLTREGYERLEQALAHEQERLTEATRIVQEQMENSTDAEDTGLEDAKREKRQVEARIEELEDTLARATVIEASEQDSGTVGLGATVVLSNETAKKEMTVKVVSAAEASVRGTDKVPRISDDSPVGEKLIGCGEGDAFVVNLEGGKQVKYKVKSVSY from the coding sequence GTGACCAACAGCAAGCCGATTCGCCTGACCCGTGAGGGCTACGAGCGCCTGGAACAGGCCCTGGCCCACGAACAAGAGCGCCTGACCGAAGCCACCCGCATCGTGCAGGAGCAGATGGAAAACTCCACCGACGCTGAAGACACCGGCCTGGAAGATGCCAAACGTGAAAAGCGTCAGGTGGAAGCCCGTATCGAGGAGTTGGAAGATACCCTGGCCCGTGCCACGGTGATCGAGGCGTCTGAGCAAGACAGCGGCACAGTGGGCCTGGGCGCCACCGTGGTCCTGAGCAACGAAACCGCCAAAAAGGAAATGACCGTCAAGGTGGTCAGTGCTGCCGAAGCCAGTGTGCGCGGCACCGACAAGGTTCCCCGCATCAGCGACGACAGCCCGGTGGGTGAGAAGTTGATCGGCTGCGGGGAAGGGGACGCCTTCGTGGTGAACCTGGAAGGTGGCAAGCAGGTCAAGTACAAGGTAAAGTCCGTCAGCTACTGA
- a CDS encoding NAD(P)/FAD-dependent oxidoreductase, producing MNRLIIVGGGVAGASSAYFAAQRGWQVTVVDCGQHAASDVPSALLNPVRGQSGQVPARAAEGLALTWELIATLTAAGYDVPHGRSGVIRPVPDERTQTKFNRNLAELPHEWWDSAAVPELRFGWHAALYLPQGGWVDGPALCRSLLAASGAGVVRGRVEATDGQGSAVLKGGEALEADAVVWCGGSFGTQTQRPAHLGARPLQSHRAGTLLTLQDSPGPLPLSFGGYLAPAAQGGVLGATFERPAAEWSVPQLPLTSLDWLLGKGRALRSLRDLQVRGRWSGTRLSGLRLGQAGPAEWELSGLGSKGFLLGPLLAHELVAQLG from the coding sequence ATGAATCGGTTGATTATTGTCGGTGGTGGGGTTGCCGGAGCCAGCAGCGCTTATTTTGCCGCGCAGCGCGGCTGGCAGGTCACAGTCGTTGACTGTGGGCAACACGCCGCGAGCGATGTACCCTCGGCGCTGCTGAACCCGGTGCGCGGGCAGTCGGGTCAGGTGCCTGCCCGCGCCGCTGAGGGGCTGGCACTGACCTGGGAGCTGATTGCCACGCTGACCGCAGCAGGATATGACGTGCCGCATGGCCGCAGCGGTGTGATCCGCCCCGTGCCGGATGAGCGCACTCAGACTAAATTCAACCGCAACCTGGCCGAGTTGCCCCACGAGTGGTGGGACTCTGCCGCAGTACCAGAATTGCGCTTCGGCTGGCACGCTGCGCTGTATTTACCGCAGGGCGGCTGGGTAGACGGCCCAGCGCTGTGCCGCAGTCTGCTGGCCGCGTCGGGCGCCGGGGTGGTACGTGGCCGCGTAGAAGCCACCGACGGTCAGGGCAGTGCCGTGTTGAAAGGGGGAGAGGCGCTGGAAGCTGATGCTGTGGTGTGGTGTGGTGGCAGCTTCGGTACCCAGACGCAGCGGCCTGCCCACCTGGGTGCCAGGCCGCTGCAGAGCCACCGCGCTGGAACATTGCTGACCTTGCAGGATTCGCCGGGGCCATTGCCTCTCAGCTTCGGCGGGTATCTGGCTCCCGCCGCTCAGGGTGGGGTGCTGGGAGCGACCTTCGAGCGTCCGGCTGCCGAATGGTCAGTGCCGCAGTTGCCGCTCACCTCGCTGGACTGGCTGTTGGGCAAAGGCCGAGCTTTGCGGTCGCTACGTGATCTTCAGGTCAGAGGGCGGTGGAGCGGCACGCGACTGAGTGGTCTGCGCTTAGGGCAAGCAGGGCCAGCCGAGTGGGAGCTGAGCGGCCTGGGCAGCAAAGGCTTTTTGCTGGGGCCCCTGCTGGCGCATGAATTGGTTGCCCAGCTGGGCTAG
- the icmF gene encoding fused isobutyryl-CoA mutase/GTPase IcmF has protein sequence MTTLDRQPDQAEPPTDLQPAHGRLRFVTAASLFDGHDASINIMRRILQSQGAEVIHLAHNRSVDEVVNAAIQEDAHGIAVSSYQGGHVEYFKYMRELLNERGAGHIQVFGGGGGVIVPAEIRELQDAGVIIYSPEDGQRLGLVGMIQDVMRRAAAAQRPATPALSDVQTGDRVALARYISALENDQASPAEREALRGQVAGVTTPVLGITGTGGAGKSSLTDELISRIRLDQADAKRMAVISIDPSRRKSGGALLGDRIRMNAIDTPQVFMRSLATREAGKEISDALPDVIAACKASGFDLIIVETSGIGQGDAAITPHVDLSLYVMTPEFGAASQLEKIDMLDFADLVAINKFDRRGAQDAQRDVGKQLQRNREAWEKMPADMPVFGTQASLFNDDGVTALYFGLKDALAERGYTWAEGKLTRPGGKASTRTHEIVPASRARYLAEIAETVRGYHAETEAQAQAARAAQDLRHAQQLSGADLSAAVAEQESKLSAESRELLGGWAQTQDDYSGDEMVTRVRDREIRTGLTSISLSGLHIAKVALPRLSDHGDLLRFLRAENLPGRFPFTAGVFPFKREGEDPTRMFAGEGDAARTNRRFKLISEGMPAKRLSTAFDSVTLYGADPDLRPDIYGKVGTSGVSIATLDDMRVLFDGFDLSDPSTSVSMTINGPAPSILAMYMNVAIEKDLAAFVERGGRQPTEEERAALRAETLRQVRGTVQADILKEDQGQNTCIFSTEFSLKVMGDIQEYFVQNEVRNFYSVSISGYHIAEAGANPVTQLAFTLANGFTYVESYLARGMSIDDFAPNLSFFFSNGMDPEYSVMGRVARRIWAVAMREKYGANDRSQKLKYHIQTSGRSLHAQEMDFNDIRTTLQALIAIYDNTNSLHTNAYDEAITTPSAESVRRALAIQLIINREWGVAKNQNPNQGSFFLEQLTDMVEEAVLAEFERLSERGGVLGAMETGYQRSRIQEESMLYEHKKHDGSLPIIGVNTFLNPNPQEAPELELARGTEEEKQAALASLQAFQAKHADEAPAMLERLQQAVLDNDNVFAVLMDAVQVCSLGQITGALFEVGGQYRRNM, from the coding sequence ATGACCACTCTAGACCGTCAGCCCGACCAAGCCGAGCCCCCCACGGACCTGCAACCTGCCCATGGCCGCCTGCGCTTTGTGACCGCCGCCAGCTTGTTTGACGGCCACGACGCCAGCATCAACATCATGCGCCGCATTCTCCAGAGCCAGGGCGCTGAGGTGATTCACCTGGCGCACAACCGCAGCGTGGACGAGGTGGTCAATGCCGCCATTCAGGAAGACGCCCACGGGATCGCCGTGAGCAGTTACCAGGGCGGGCATGTGGAGTACTTCAAGTACATGCGTGAACTGCTCAACGAGCGCGGCGCGGGACATATTCAGGTGTTCGGCGGCGGCGGCGGCGTGATTGTGCCCGCCGAGATCCGCGAGCTGCAAGACGCGGGCGTCATCATCTACTCGCCCGAAGACGGCCAGCGCCTGGGCCTGGTCGGGATGATTCAGGACGTGATGCGCCGCGCCGCTGCCGCCCAGCGTCCCGCGACCCCGGCCCTAAGCGATGTACAAACGGGTGACCGGGTGGCCCTGGCCCGCTACATCTCAGCGCTGGAAAATGATCAGGCCAGCCCCGCTGAGCGTGAGGCGCTGCGCGGGCAAGTGGCGGGTGTGACCACTCCAGTGCTGGGCATCACCGGTACGGGGGGCGCAGGCAAAAGCAGCCTGACCGACGAGCTGATTTCGCGTATTCGGCTGGATCAGGCGGACGCCAAGCGGATGGCCGTCATCTCGATTGACCCCTCGCGCCGCAAGTCGGGCGGAGCGCTGCTGGGTGACCGTATCCGCATGAACGCGATCGATACGCCGCAGGTTTTTATGCGCTCGCTGGCGACCCGTGAGGCGGGCAAAGAAATCAGCGACGCCCTGCCCGACGTGATCGCGGCGTGCAAGGCCAGCGGCTTTGATCTCATTATCGTGGAGACTTCCGGCATCGGCCAGGGCGACGCGGCCATTACCCCGCACGTGGACCTGAGCCTGTACGTGATGACCCCCGAATTCGGCGCGGCCAGCCAGCTCGAAAAAATCGACATGCTGGACTTTGCCGACCTGGTGGCGATCAACAAGTTCGACCGCCGGGGCGCGCAGGATGCCCAACGCGACGTGGGCAAGCAGCTGCAACGCAACCGCGAAGCCTGGGAAAAAATGCCCGCCGACATGCCGGTGTTCGGCACGCAGGCCAGCCTCTTTAACGACGACGGCGTGACCGCGCTGTACTTTGGCCTGAAAGATGCCCTGGCCGAGCGCGGCTACACCTGGGCTGAGGGCAAGCTGACCCGTCCTGGCGGCAAGGCCAGCACCCGGACCCACGAGATCGTGCCGGCCAGCCGCGCCCGCTACCTGGCCGAGATTGCCGAAACCGTGCGCGGTTACCATGCCGAAACCGAAGCGCAGGCCCAGGCCGCCCGCGCTGCCCAGGATTTGCGGCACGCCCAGCAGCTGAGTGGCGCGGACCTGAGCGCAGCGGTAGCCGAGCAGGAAAGCAAGTTGAGCGCCGAGAGCCGAGAGCTGCTGGGGGGCTGGGCGCAGACCCAGGACGACTACTCCGGCGACGAGATGGTCACCCGCGTGCGCGACCGCGAGATTCGTACGGGGCTGACCAGCATTTCGCTGAGTGGTCTGCACATTGCAAAGGTGGCGCTGCCACGCCTGAGCGATCACGGTGACCTGTTGCGCTTCCTACGGGCCGAAAATCTGCCGGGCCGTTTTCCCTTCACGGCGGGCGTGTTCCCTTTCAAACGCGAGGGCGAAGACCCCACCCGCATGTTTGCTGGCGAGGGCGACGCCGCCCGCACCAACCGCCGCTTCAAGCTGATCTCGGAAGGGATGCCCGCCAAGCGCCTCAGCACCGCCTTCGACTCGGTGACGCTGTACGGCGCGGACCCCGACCTCCGCCCCGACATTTACGGCAAGGTGGGCACCAGCGGCGTGAGCATCGCCACGCTGGACGATATGCGCGTGCTGTTCGACGGCTTTGATCTGAGCGATCCCAGCACTTCGGTGTCCATGACCATCAATGGCCCGGCCCCCTCTATCCTGGCGATGTACATGAATGTGGCGATTGAGAAGGACCTGGCCGCGTTCGTGGAGCGCGGGGGCCGTCAGCCCACCGAGGAGGAACGCGCCGCCCTACGTGCTGAGACGCTGCGCCAGGTCCGCGGCACGGTGCAGGCCGACATCCTCAAGGAAGACCAGGGTCAGAACACCTGTATCTTCAGCACCGAATTCAGCCTCAAGGTGATGGGCGATATCCAGGAATACTTCGTGCAGAACGAAGTGCGGAACTTCTACTCGGTCAGCATTAGCGGCTACCACATCGCGGAGGCCGGGGCCAACCCGGTCACCCAGCTGGCCTTTACGCTGGCCAACGGCTTTACCTACGTCGAGAGCTATCTGGCGCGCGGCATGAGCATCGACGATTTCGCGCCGAACCTCAGCTTCTTCTTTTCCAACGGCATGGACCCCGAATACTCGGTGATGGGCCGGGTGGCCCGCCGCATCTGGGCCGTCGCCATGCGCGAAAAGTACGGCGCGAACGACCGCAGCCAGAAGCTGAAGTACCACATTCAGACATCGGGCCGCTCGCTGCACGCGCAGGAGATGGACTTCAACGACATCCGCACCACCTTGCAGGCGCTGATTGCCATTTACGACAACACCAACAGCCTGCACACCAACGCCTACGACGAGGCAATTACCACGCCCAGCGCCGAGAGTGTGCGCCGGGCGCTGGCGATTCAGCTGATCATCAACCGCGAGTGGGGTGTGGCCAAGAACCAGAACCCCAACCAGGGCAGTTTTTTCCTGGAGCAGCTGACCGATATGGTGGAAGAAGCTGTGCTGGCCGAGTTCGAGCGCCTCAGCGAGCGCGGTGGTGTACTGGGCGCAATGGAAACGGGCTATCAGCGCAGCCGCATTCAGGAAGAGTCCATGCTGTATGAGCACAAGAAGCATGACGGCTCGCTGCCGATCATTGGGGTGAATACCTTCCTGAACCCCAACCCGCAGGAAGCCCCCGAACTGGAACTGGCACGCGGGACCGAAGAAGAGAAGCAGGCCGCCCTGGCCAGCTTGCAGGCGTTTCAGGCCAAGCACGCCGATGAGGCCCCTGCCATGCTGGAGCGTTTGCAACAGGCGGTGTTGGACAACGACAATGTTTTCGCCGTGTTGATGGACGCCGTGCAGGTCTGCTCGCTGGGGCAGATCACAGGCGCCCTGTTTGAGGTGGGAGGGCAGTACCGCCGCAACATGTAA
- a CDS encoding phospho-N-acetylmuramoyl-pentapeptide-transferase, with translation MLIAAILSWFLTGLFINQSKKRGWGQPVRSDGPQSHLAKEGTPTAGGVAFTLVTLLIWLVLFATGQGGGMREVLLVVIAALMGVVGGLDDWFKVQSRMKGSGKKELLAREKFPLQILFSLIFAYLAVPYASHELVPSLGYWGDMLLYTFVMVGSVNAFNFTDGNDGLLAGVAMIVLLPLLALSPVAALLVASLLGFLWFNANPAKVFMGDMGSHAIGAIAAGAYILYADVWLLPIAAIIPVAAVLSVMIQVFFFKTQGRRIFKMTPIHHHFELSGWPEVLVTQRFWVITALATALAWYLLGGRP, from the coding sequence ATGTTGATCGCCGCCATTCTCTCCTGGTTCCTGACCGGGCTGTTTATCAACCAGTCCAAAAAACGCGGCTGGGGCCAGCCGGTCCGCAGTGACGGTCCCCAAAGTCACCTCGCCAAAGAAGGCACCCCTACCGCCGGGGGCGTGGCCTTTACGCTGGTTACGCTACTCATCTGGCTGGTACTGTTTGCCACCGGTCAGGGCGGCGGCATGCGCGAGGTGTTGCTGGTGGTGATCGCAGCCTTGATGGGTGTGGTCGGCGGTCTGGACGACTGGTTCAAGGTGCAGTCCCGTATGAAGGGCAGCGGCAAAAAAGAACTGCTGGCGCGCGAGAAGTTCCCGTTGCAGATTCTGTTCAGCCTTATCTTCGCTTATCTGGCCGTACCTTATGCCAGCCATGAACTGGTGCCGTCACTCGGCTACTGGGGTGACATGCTGCTCTATACCTTCGTGATGGTGGGTTCGGTCAACGCCTTTAACTTCACCGACGGCAACGATGGTCTACTGGCCGGGGTCGCCATGATCGTCTTGCTGCCGCTGCTGGCGCTGTCCCCCGTCGCCGCGTTGCTGGTGGCTTCCCTATTGGGCTTTTTGTGGTTCAATGCCAATCCCGCCAAGGTTTTTATGGGGGATATGGGATCACATGCCATCGGAGCGATTGCGGCAGGCGCTTATATCCTGTACGCCGATGTCTGGCTTCTGCCGATTGCCGCCATTATTCCGGTGGCGGCAGTGCTGAGCGTGATGATTCAGGTCTTTTTCTTCAAGACGCAAGGCCGCCGAATTTTCAAGATGACACCTATTCACCACCACTTTGAGTTGAGCGGTTGGCCCGAGGTTCTGGTCACGCAGCGTTTCTGGGTGATCACGGCCCTGGCAACCGCCCTGGCGTGGTACTTGCTGGGCGGACGCCCCTGA
- a CDS encoding acyl-CoA dehydrogenase family protein: protein MIDFSLTDEQKQLQQLARDFARKEIMPIAEEYDRREEMPWQVVEKAHQVGLLNVAIPEHAGGLGLGMVDECIIGEELAYGCMGIFTILMASELGITPILVGGTEEQQQRFLGPLVEKPALAAFALSEPNNGSDAAGMHTTAVLDGDEWVINGTKMWISNGGEAAVTVVFATTERGGGHKATVALVVPKDAPGFTYNKIKHKMGQRASLTSELVFENVRVPKENQLGGLGDGFKIAMKTLDKTRIPVAAGSVGVARRALDESVKYSKEREAFGKPISSFQALQFKMADMAMGIETGRLMYLKAAWLVDQGLPHGYESAIAKAYCSDMAFDAANEAIQIHGGYGYVGEYPVEKLLRDVKLNQIYEGTNEIQRVVISRALLRD from the coding sequence ATGATCGATTTTTCACTGACCGACGAACAGAAACAGCTGCAACAACTGGCCCGCGATTTTGCCCGCAAAGAAATCATGCCCATTGCCGAGGAATATGACCGCCGCGAGGAGATGCCCTGGCAAGTGGTCGAAAAGGCCCACCAGGTCGGCCTGCTGAACGTTGCCATTCCTGAGCATGCCGGCGGATTGGGCCTGGGCATGGTGGATGAGTGCATCATCGGTGAGGAGCTGGCTTACGGCTGCATGGGTATTTTCACCATCCTGATGGCCTCCGAATTGGGGATCACCCCGATTCTGGTGGGCGGCACCGAGGAGCAGCAACAGCGTTTTCTGGGTCCTCTGGTCGAGAAACCCGCCCTGGCCGCCTTCGCGCTGTCGGAGCCCAACAACGGCTCTGACGCGGCGGGAATGCACACCACGGCAGTGCTGGACGGCGACGAGTGGGTCATCAACGGCACCAAGATGTGGATCAGCAACGGCGGTGAGGCCGCAGTGACGGTGGTATTCGCAACTACCGAGCGCGGCGGCGGACACAAGGCGACGGTGGCGCTGGTGGTGCCCAAGGATGCCCCTGGCTTTACCTACAACAAGATCAAGCACAAGATGGGCCAGCGTGCCAGTCTGACCTCGGAGCTGGTCTTCGAGAATGTCCGCGTGCCCAAGGAAAACCAGCTGGGCGGACTGGGTGACGGGTTCAAGATCGCCATGAAGACGCTGGACAAGACCCGCATCCCCGTGGCCGCAGGCAGCGTGGGCGTGGCCCGCCGCGCCCTGGACGAGTCGGTCAAATACTCCAAGGAGCGCGAAGCCTTCGGCAAGCCGATTTCCAGCTTCCAGGCGCTGCAGTTCAAGATGGCCGACATGGCGATGGGCATCGAGACGGGCCGCTTGATGTACCTCAAGGCCGCCTGGCTGGTGGACCAGGGCCTGCCGCACGGCTACGAATCGGCCATCGCCAAGGCGTACTGCTCGGATATGGCCTTTGACGCGGCCAACGAAGCCATTCAGATTCACGGTGGTTACGGCTACGTGGGCGAGTACCCGGTGGAAAAACTGCTGCGCGACGTCAAACTGAACCAGATTTACGAAGGCACCAACGAGATTCAGCGCGTGGTGATCAGCCGCGCCCTGCTGCGCGACTGA